A segment of the Halovivax limisalsi genome:
GCCGAGGCGTTCCGGACCGGCGAGGCGAGTCTCGTCGACGACCTGCACGCCGAGGGCGCCGCGCCCGCGGACTCGGCGTTTCGCTCCGCGCTCTCCGTACCGATCGGCGCGTACGGCGTCTTTCAGACGGTCACGAAGGACCCGGGCGCGTTCGACGAACGGGACCTGGAACTCGTCGAACTGCTCCTCTCGCACGCGATCGAACAGTTGGCGCGGATCGAGAACGAGCACGAACTGCGGGCGCGAACCGAGGCGCTCCGCGAGCGGACCGACGAACTCGAGCGAAAGAACGATCGACTCAACGAGTTCGCGACCGTCATCTCCCACGACCTGCGGAACCCGCTCACCGTCGCGAAGGGGCAACTCGACCTCCTGAGTGCGGACTGCGAGAGCGAGCACGTCGCGGAGATCGAGTCCGCCCTCGATCGAATGGACGCGCTGATGGAGAACCTCCTGACCCTCGCGAGGGAGGGAAACAGTGTCGACGAACTGCGAGCCGTCGACCTCGAAACCGCCGGCAGACAGGCCTGGGGCACCGTCGATACCGACGACGCGACGCTCTCCGTCGAAACCGACCGAGTCGTCCGGGCCGACGAGGTCAGGCTGAGGCAGCTCCTCGAGAATCTCGTTCGCAACGCGATAGAACACGGCGGCGCGGAGGTGACGGTCACGATCGGGGACCGCGACGGCGGGTTCTACGTGGCCGACGACGGCGACGGTATCCCCCCGGCCGAGCGCGACCAGATCTTCGAGAGCGGGTTCACCACGTCGGACGGCGGCACGGGCTTCGGGCTGGCGATCGTCTCGGAGATCGCCGCGGCCCACGGCTGGGACGAGTCAGTAACCGAGAGCGAGGGCGGCGGCGCCCGGTTCGACCTGACGGGAGTCGACGTGATCGAGTGACGACAAACCGGGCCTCCCGAGGCTGGCGATCCATCACCGTCGGGCCCGCAGGTCCACCACTGATTTGTACCACCGGATGGTATCTCCGGGTATGATCGAACCGACGCCGACCGCGCCGCCCGTCGCACTGACGATCGCCGGGAGCGACTCCGGCGGCGGTGCCGGCATCCAGGCGGATCTCTCGACGTTTACAGCCCACGACGTCTTCGGTGCGTCCGCGATCACCGCCGTGACGGCCCAGCACACCCGCGGCGTCGAGTCCTCGCACGTGCTCTCACGCGAGGCGGTGGCGGCCCAGTTCGACGCCGTCGCCGACGACTTCGCCGTCGGCGCGGCCAAGACGGGCATGCTCGCCACGGCCGACATCGTCGAGCTCGTGGCCGAGCGAGCGTCGTCCGTCGCGTTCCCCCTCGTCGTCGACCCCGTTATGGTCGCCACGTCGGGCGACCGCCTCCTCGATCGGGACGCCGAGGCGGCCTACGAGGCGCTGATCGCCGAGGCGACGGTCGTCACGCCCAACGCGGACGAGGCGACGGTGCTCACGGACGTCGAGATCGCCGACGTCGCGGACGCCGTGGCGGCCGGACGCGAACTGCTCACTCTCGGTGTCGACGCCGCGCTGGTCAAAGGGGGCCACGTCCCCGGCGAGACGGTCACGGACGTGCTCGTGGCCGACCCGAACGCCGTCGATCCCGACGCCGGCGCGTCGGGCGTGGACATCTCTCGCGATGACGGGGCGATCGTCGCGACATTCGAGCACGAGCGCGTCGACACCGACGCGACCCACGGCTCCGGCTGTACGTTCTCGGCCGCGATCGCCGCTCGGTTGGCCCGCGGCGAGGACCTCCTCGAGGCCGTCGGCGACGCGACGGACTTCGTCGCCCGCGCCATCGAGGCCCACTACGACGTCGGGCGGGGACCCGGCGCGGTCAATCCGCAGGCCGATCGGCGAAGCATCGAGTGAGCCTCCCTCGGGTGGCAGGACGACTCCGCAAGACCCAGCAGTGACCGAGGCGAGTTCGGAACCGATAGAACTGCCCCGGTGAGGAGCTTTTTATCCGCCCCGACGAATCGGGGCGTATGGTCGACAGTCCGTTCGAGACCGAGTTCGAGGTCGGCGAGGTGATCGACGCGGAGTCGTTCCCCGAGACGAACAAGGCGGCCATGACGAAACTGCGGATCGATCTCGGCGACGAGGAGATCCAGTCGGCGGCCCAGCTCGACTACCACTACGATCCGGAGGACCTCGTGGGGCGGCGGGTGCTCTGCGCGACGAACCTGGGATCGGTCCGCATCGCGGGCTTCAAATCGGAGGCGCTGACCGTCGGCGTTCCGAGCGACGAGGGCTATCCCGTCCTCGTCTCGCCGGACGACGGGATCGACGTCTCGCTCGGCGCCACGCTGTACTGACCGCGCCCCCGTTGTGTCGTCGACCCTCACTCGTCGGTAGAACGGTCGAACGAGCGCCAGATCGAAACGACGGGCGGATGTAAGATACTGACTCGAGCCCAGATACTATACGGACGTGATCGCGGGGCGGTTAGAGCGACCTCGCGTGCGGTGACCGATCCGACGCGGATCCGGCACGTCGGCCCGGAGCACAGATTTTGCTCGAGGATCCGTGCACGGTCGTCAGCGTGGCCAGTAGCACTAAGAAACGGGCGCGCGGTGCACTCGGCGATGGAATTGTCAGCGCAGTCGGTCTACTTCATCCTGCTCGCGGTGGCGACGCTCGTCAGCGTGGTCATCGGCGTCTCCGCGATCCGGAACCGGACGGAGACGGGCGCCACGGTGCTCGCCATCATCGCCGTCGCGATGGCGGTCTGGCTCCTCGGAGACTTTCTCACAGTGTACGCCTCGTCGCTCACGGCCAGCGTTCGGTCGGCACAGCTCGGCTGGATCGGCACGGTCACCGTTCCGACGGCGCTGTTCGTCTACGTCCTCCGCTACACCGGCCGCGAGCGATACGCCACCGCGCCGGTCATCGCCGGGCTGGCGATCGTTCCGGTGATCACGTACGCACTGGTCCTGACGAACGGCGCACACGGGCTCATCTGGTCGAGCGTCGAGCCCGCGCCCGAGACGCTGATCGGGTTCGAAGTGGCTCACGGGCCGGCGTTTGTCGCCTACACGGTCTACGCCTACACGCTCGTCGCGCTGACTACCGTCTTCCTCCTCGGCTTCCTGATCCGCTCGCGAAGCATCTACCGAGGCCAGGCGGCTGCGCTCGTCCTGGCAATCGCCGCCCCCTGGCTCGGGAACGTCCTGTACGTTTCCGGTCTCTTCGCGAAGGATCTGACGCCGCTCTCGTTCAGCGTGACGACCGCCGCGCTCGGCCTCGCGATGGTTCGCTACCGGTTCGCGGACGTCATCCCGGTGGCCCGCGACACCGTCGTCGACAACATCACCGACGGCGTCTTCGTCCTCGACGGGACGGACCGCCTGGTGGACGTCAACCCCGGCGGCCGGCGGCTGTTCGGCGACGACGGCGACGACTCGCTCGTCGGCCGACCCGCGGCGGCGGTGTTCCCGGATCCGCTGGTCGAATCCGACGGCTCCGTCCGCGAGCGGTCGGCCGAAGTGACCGTCTACACCCGGCAAGGCCTCCGGTATCTCGCCGTCGACGTGACGTCGCTTTCGGATCGCCAGGACCGATCCGTCGGCCGGCTGCTCATCGCCCGCGACGTCACCGAACGTCGCCGATACGAACGCGAACTCGAGCGCCAGAACGAACGGCTCGATCGCTTCGCCAGCGTCGTCAGCCACGACCTGCGCAACCCGCTCAACGTCGCCGAGGGGTACCTCTCGATCCTCGCCGAACGACGCGACGACGCCGAGATCGACGAGATCGAGGCGTCACTGAGGCGGATGGAGGTCATCATCGAGGACGTGCTAACCCTCTCCAGACAGGGCGACACCGTCGACGACCGATCGTCGGTTCTTCTCTCGACACTCGCCGAGAGAGCCTGGAACAGCGTCGAGACCGACGAGGCGACGTTGCGGATCGAGACGGGCGACCACCGCCTCACCGCCGACGAATCGAGGCTCACGCAGGCGTTCGAGAACCTGTTTCGCAACGCCGTGGAACACAATTCCGCGAGCCGTTCGGAAGCTGACGCTTCCGAAGACGCCGTCGAACACGGCGACGATGACCTCACCGTGACCGTCGGAACCATCGACGAGGCGGTCGGATCCGACGGGTCGAGTGCGAGGGCCGGCCCAGCCGGACCCATGCCGCTAAACGGCTTCTACGTCGCGGACGACGGCGTGGGCGTCCCCGAAAGCGAGCGGGAAGCCATCCTCGAATCCGGGTACACCACGAACGCGGACGGCACCGGGCTCGGCCTCGACATCGTCCGGTCGATCGTCGAGGCCCACGGCTGGTCGCTGTCGGTCGCCGAATCGGTCGACGGGGGAGCCAGGTTCGAGGTCACGTACGATCCCGATCGCGAGCGGTAGTACGAGACGCCTCGGTTCGAAGCCGGCGTCGGTCTCACAGCACGGATCCGGTCGACACCGCCCGGAGTCTGCGTATCCCGGACCGGCCGTCCGGAAACCGGTAGCGACGGCGTACAGTGGCCGCTGCTGTTAAATCGTCGGCAGCCTATCATCGGGCAATGACGGTACTCGCCACCACGTACATGGTGGCCGTCGCGATCGGCGCCGTCACGAGCGTCGCCATCGCCGCTCTCGCCCTCCGAAATCCGGAGCACGCCGAGACGAGAGTGCTCGCGGTGCTGACCGCCGGGATCGCGCTGTGGACCGGCGGCGATCTCGCGAGCATGCTCGCGAGCAGTCGCGAGTGGACGATGCTCTGGATCAGGACGGTCCACTGGTTCGGCGTCGCGATCGTCCCGACGACCATCTTCCTCTTCATCGTCGTCTACACCGGACGCGGCGACCGACTCTCACGTCGTCGGCTGGCCGCGCTCTACGCACTCCCTGTGGCGATATTCCTGCTCGCGCTGACCAACTCCTGGCACCGCTTGCTCTGGACCGACATCGCCGCGTCGGACGCGACGCCAGTCGGCTACGCGTTAACGTACGGGCCGGCGTTCGCCGCCTACGTGCTCTACTCCTACGGCCTCCTGGCAGTCGGGACGGTACTCCTCGGCGGGTTCATCGGTCGATCGAGAGAACTCTATCGAGGGCAGGCGACGTTGCTCATGATCGCCGCCGTGGCGCCGTGGGGGAGTAACCTCCTCTACATCCTCGGGGACAGCGAACTCGAGCCGACGTCGCTCGGGTTCGCCATCGCGGCCGTCGCGCTCGCCGTCGCCGTGTTCCGGTACCGACTGACCGACATCTTACCGATCGCTCGGGACGCGGTCGTCGAACACATCAACGACGGCGTCGTCGTCCTCGACCGGGACGGGCGGATCCTCGACGCGAACGCACAGGCCGCTCCGTACCTCTGCAACGGCGACGTGGGAACGTCGCTCGGCCAACCTGCCGACGCCGTCTTACCGACGGCGATCTGCGACTGGCTCGCCGATGGACCGCTCCGAGGGGATCCTCGGGGCCCCGACTCCGCTGGCGGCACGGCAAGCGACGGCCCAGCGGGCGAACGCGGCACCGATCGGGCCACCGAACGAGGCACGGGACACCGGGACGACACCGACGTCGAACGGACGACCGCTTCGACGACCGTCCGCCGCACTCGAGGCGGCGACCAGCAGTACCTCGCCGTCGACACGACGGCCCTGCTCGACGGCGACCGGTGGATCGGCCAGCTCCTCATCATCCGCGACGTGACCGAGCAGCAACGGTACGAGCGCGAACTCGAGCGACAGAACGACCGGCTCGATCGCTTCGCCAGCGTCGTCAGCCACGACCTCCGGAATCCGCTCAACGTCGCCGACGGCTACCTCTCGCTGCTCGCAGAGCGCTACGACGACCCCGAGATCGACGAAGTCGGAAGCTCGCTCGACCGGATGGAGGCCATCATCGAGGACGTCCTCACGCTCGCCAGAAACGGCGACGAAGTCGCCGACCGGACGCTCGTCGATCTGGGGACGCTCGCCACCGCGGCCTGGAACGGCGTCGATACGGGCGACGCGACCCTGCAAATCGAAACGGGCGAGCACCGCGTCGCCGCCGACGAGTCGCGACTCACCCAGGCGTTCGAGAACCTGTTCCGGAACGCTGTAGAACACGGCGGCGAGGGCGTCACCGTCAGCGTGGGGACGATCGACGAAGCCGACGCGGCGGAGTGGGCCGTGGACTCGGCGGAACGGACGAGAGGCTTCTACGTCGCCGACGACGGCACGGGAATTTCCGAGGGCGACCGCGAAGCCATCCTCGAATCCGGGTACACCACGAACGCGGACGGCACCGGCCTCGGGCTGAGCATCGTCCGGACGATCGTCGAGGCCCACGGCTGGTCGCTGTCGGTCGCCGAGTCGGCGGCGGGTGGCGCCAGATTCGAGATCTGCTACGACGAGTACGCAGCCGCCGAATCGACGCGGCCGGACGCCGCGACCGATGCCGCCGAATCCCCCGCCCCGCAGTCGACCGGCGAGTGAGCGAAACACGTGCCCCACTATCGACTAATCGAATGTATCGATTTGGTCGGTCTGGCCTGTTCGACGGATTGACCGGCAGTCGGAGACGAGGGTATTGATGGACGGTTCGAAGACCTGACGGTGCGAGCGAATGGGTCGTATCGGCAGCATGAACGAGCCGGATCTCCGGTTCGTCGCTCGGCGTCGGTATGAACTCAGCGTCTCCGGATGGTAGCCCCGAGTCGTAGGGTTAGCGCCGTATCTCGGCCGACAGGACGGTCCCGTCGCCCCATCCGTCGATACCCGTGATTTCCGCCCGTTCGGGCTGCTCCGAGACGTCGGTGAGACGGACGAGTGCGTGGCCCGCCCAGTCGGCGGACCCGACCGGAGCGGTAAACTGCACGAGTTCGTACATCGATATTTCATTTTTTTTTTGATCGGCCATATCCGTTGTATTCCGCAGGCAGCCCGCGATAAGTACCGAAAACCCCACACCAGCGCCCGCGAGTATCGCACGCCGATCCATACCCTCAATTTCGAGGTTGCCCCGCATGTAATTAATCGTTTGCGTACCGCCGATGTGAGGGCTGAAGGCTACCATCGAGGTCCGATCCGTCCGCCGATCGAACCGGCACGGAGCCGAACCCGCACCGTTTTCCCGGTCGACGCCCACCGGTCGCGTATGACCGAGGCGACGGGGATCGTGGGGGAGTTCCTCTCGTTGAAAAGCGGAACCGAGGCAGACGTCCTCGCGATGCAGGTTGGCGACTTCTACGAGTTCTTCGGCGAGGACGCCGAACTCGTCGGCGACGAGCTCGATCTCAAGGTGACCTCGAAGTCCTCGCAGGGCCAATCGTACCCGATGGCCGGCGTGCCGTACGACGACCTGACGCCGTACCTCACGGCGCTGGTAGAGCGGGGCCATCGCGTTGCCGTCGCCGACCAGTACGAGACGGAATCGGGCCACGCCCGCGAGATCGAGCGCGTCGTCACGCCGGGAACGTTGCTCGAGACGCGCGACGCCGACGCGCAGTACCTCGCCGCGATCGTCGCGGCCGACCGGAGCGTCGACCTGGATTCGAGCGCGAGCGGCGCCCACGCGGAGTGGTCGAGCGGCGGTGAGACGGCAACGAGCGACCGCACCACGATCGAGGACGACGTCGCCTACGGCCTCGCGTTCGCCGACGTGACGACGGGGCAGTTCCTCGTCGCGAGCGCGGCCGACGTCGAGGATGTGCTGACCGAGTGCTACCGGTTCGACCCGGTCGAGGTCCTCCCGGGGCCGGGTGTCAGGAACGACGACGACCTGCTGGGTGCGTTGCGCGAGCGGACCGACGCCACCCTCAGCCTGCACGAGGCCGAGGCGTTCGCGCCGAAGCGCGCCGCGCACACCGTCCGCGAGCAGTTCGGCGCCGGGCCGGTCGACCGCCTCGACCTGCCCGAGCCGACGGCGGCCGCGGCCGGCGCCGTCCTGTCCTACGTCGCGGAGACGGCCGAGGGCGTGCTGGCCTCGATGACGCGCCTGCGGACCCACCGCGGCGACGATCACGTCACCCTCGACGCGACGACCCAGCGCAACCTCGAACTCACCGAGACGATGGGGGGCGAGCGCGAGGGCTCGCTCTTCGACACCATCGACCACACCGACTCGAGCGCCGGCGCCCGCCTGCTCGCCGAGTGGCTCAACCGACCGAGCCGGTCGCTCGCGACGCTCGAACGGCGCCAGGAGAGCGTCGCCGCCCTCGCCGCGGCGGCGCTCGCCCGCGACGAGATCAGCGAAGCCCTTTCCGAGACGGCCGACCTCGAACGGCTGGCCAGCCGGGCCACCCACGGCAGCGCCGACGCCCGCGCCCTCTGCTCGGTGCGCGACACGCTCTCGGTCCTGCCCCGCATCGCCGAGGTGATCGCGGACGATAGCGACCTCGCCGCCTCCCCGCTCGCCGCCATCGTCGACGAGCCCGATCGCGAGGCGGCGGCCGAGCTGCGCGCGTCACTCGAGGCCGCCCTCGCCGACGAGCCGCCGTCGACGGTCACCCAGGGCGAGGTGATCCAGCCGGGCTACGACGACGAGCTGGACGAGTTGATCGAGCGCCACGAGGAACTCGAGGCGTGGCTCGACAGTCTGGCCGATCGCGAGGCGAGCCAGCACGGCCTCTCGCACGTCAGCGTCGGCCGGAACAAGACCGACGGCTACTACGTCCAGGTCGGCCGCTCGGCCGCGGACGGCGTTCCCGAGCACTACGAGGAGATCAAACAGCTGAAGAGCTCGAAGCGGTTCACGACGCCGGAGCTCGAGGAGAAAGAGCGCGAGATCCTCCGACTCGAGGAGCGGCGCCACGACCTCGAGTACGAGCTGTTCCGTGACCTCCGCGAGCGCGTCGCCGAGCGCGCCGAGCTCCTGCAGGACGTCGGCCGCACGCTCGCGACCGTCGACGCCCTGGCCAGCCTGGCCACCCACGCCGCCGAGAACGGCTGGGTCCGCCCCGACCTCCACGACGGCGACGGCATCGACGTCGAGGCCGGCCGGCACCCGGTCGTCGAGCAGACGACCGAGTTCGTTCCGAACGACGCCAGGCTGGGACGGGTCGGCGACGGAGTCGAAGACGGTCAGGGCCGCGACGAAGTCGACGATGGACGGAACCGCGACGGCG
Coding sequences within it:
- the mutS gene encoding DNA mismatch repair protein MutS; protein product: MTEATGIVGEFLSLKSGTEADVLAMQVGDFYEFFGEDAELVGDELDLKVTSKSSQGQSYPMAGVPYDDLTPYLTALVERGHRVAVADQYETESGHAREIERVVTPGTLLETRDADAQYLAAIVAADRSVDLDSSASGAHAEWSSGGETATSDRTTIEDDVAYGLAFADVTTGQFLVASAADVEDVLTECYRFDPVEVLPGPGVRNDDDLLGALRERTDATLSLHEAEAFAPKRAAHTVREQFGAGPVDRLDLPEPTAAAAGAVLSYVAETAEGVLASMTRLRTHRGDDHVTLDATTQRNLELTETMGGEREGSLFDTIDHTDSSAGARLLAEWLNRPSRSLATLERRQESVAALAAAALARDEISEALSETADLERLASRATHGSADARALCSVRDTLSVLPRIAEVIADDSDLAASPLAAIVDEPDREAAAELRASLEAALADEPPSTVTQGEVIQPGYDDELDELIERHEELEAWLDSLADREASQHGLSHVSVGRNKTDGYYVQVGRSAADGVPEHYEEIKQLKSSKRFTTPELEEKEREILRLEERRHDLEYELFRDLRERVAERAELLQDVGRTLATVDALASLATHAAENGWVRPDLHDGDGIDVEAGRHPVVEQTTEFVPNDARLGRVGDGVEDGQGRDEVDDGRNRDGVDEGRGRDGAGDATNASGTTAGLGDEPRFVVVTGPNMSGKSTYMRQVALIVLLAQVGSFVPAREAAIGLVDGIFTRVGALDELAQGRSTFMVEMSELSNILHAATEDSLVILDEVGRGTATYDGISIAWAATEYLHNEVGAKTLFATHYHELTSLAEHLPRVSNVHVAADERDGEVTFLRTIREGATDRSYGIHVAELAGVPDPVVDRARDVLDRLRAEKAIEARGSGSSEPVQAVFDLESGTMETKSASGTPAETGPGVSTGAREPATTDGGAAAGGGDAAGATAGDADGDDTSTESAIDPEAEAVLAELESLDVNETAPIELASRIRELQERLDDAR
- a CDS encoding histidine kinase N-terminal 7TM domain-containing protein; amino-acid sequence: MELSAQSVYFILLAVATLVSVVIGVSAIRNRTETGATVLAIIAVAMAVWLLGDFLTVYASSLTASVRSAQLGWIGTVTVPTALFVYVLRYTGRERYATAPVIAGLAIVPVITYALVLTNGAHGLIWSSVEPAPETLIGFEVAHGPAFVAYTVYAYTLVALTTVFLLGFLIRSRSIYRGQAAALVLAIAAPWLGNVLYVSGLFAKDLTPLSFSVTTAALGLAMVRYRFADVIPVARDTVVDNITDGVFVLDGTDRLVDVNPGGRRLFGDDGDDSLVGRPAAAVFPDPLVESDGSVRERSAEVTVYTRQGLRYLAVDVTSLSDRQDRSVGRLLIARDVTERRRYERELERQNERLDRFASVVSHDLRNPLNVAEGYLSILAERRDDAEIDEIEASLRRMEVIIEDVLTLSRQGDTVDDRSSVLLSTLAERAWNSVETDEATLRIETGDHRLTADESRLTQAFENLFRNAVEHNSASRSEADASEDAVEHGDDDLTVTVGTIDEAVGSDGSSARAGPAGPMPLNGFYVADDGVGVPESEREAILESGYTTNADGTGLGLDIVRSIVEAHGWSLSVAESVDGGARFEVTYDPDRER
- the thiD gene encoding bifunctional hydroxymethylpyrimidine kinase/phosphomethylpyrimidine kinase encodes the protein MIEPTPTAPPVALTIAGSDSGGGAGIQADLSTFTAHDVFGASAITAVTAQHTRGVESSHVLSREAVAAQFDAVADDFAVGAAKTGMLATADIVELVAERASSVAFPLVVDPVMVATSGDRLLDRDAEAAYEALIAEATVVTPNADEATVLTDVEIADVADAVAAGRELLTLGVDAALVKGGHVPGETVTDVLVADPNAVDPDAGASGVDISRDDGAIVATFEHERVDTDATHGSGCTFSAAIAARLARGEDLLEAVGDATDFVARAIEAHYDVGRGPGAVNPQADRRSIE
- a CDS encoding ATP-binding response regulator; the protein is MHETIRILYVDDDPDSGHRTATLERADDRFSVESAEGVENARTHLERAAFDCVVSTTRLPDGGDLDLLRAIRRGDDRLPFILVVGRAGEDVASEAIAAGATDYLREGTDGNATERLADRIETAVVGRRDRDRHLARQNEKIEALHAVATDIDSCETPESVYETVVDAAESILEFDIAIADAREGDELVPQAISTHLSAEQYYDTTPVDAEDNLAAEAFRTGEASLVDDLHAEGAAPADSAFRSALSVPIGAYGVFQTVTKDPGAFDERDLELVELLLSHAIEQLARIENEHELRARTEALRERTDELERKNDRLNEFATVISHDLRNPLTVAKGQLDLLSADCESEHVAEIESALDRMDALMENLLTLAREGNSVDELRAVDLETAGRQAWGTVDTDDATLSVETDRVVRADEVRLRQLLENLVRNAIEHGGAEVTVTIGDRDGGFYVADDGDGIPPAERDQIFESGFTTSDGGTGFGLAIVSEIAAAHGWDESVTESEGGGARFDLTGVDVIE
- a CDS encoding histidine kinase N-terminal 7TM domain-containing protein; the protein is MTVLATTYMVAVAIGAVTSVAIAALALRNPEHAETRVLAVLTAGIALWTGGDLASMLASSREWTMLWIRTVHWFGVAIVPTTIFLFIVVYTGRGDRLSRRRLAALYALPVAIFLLALTNSWHRLLWTDIAASDATPVGYALTYGPAFAAYVLYSYGLLAVGTVLLGGFIGRSRELYRGQATLLMIAAVAPWGSNLLYILGDSELEPTSLGFAIAAVALAVAVFRYRLTDILPIARDAVVEHINDGVVVLDRDGRILDANAQAAPYLCNGDVGTSLGQPADAVLPTAICDWLADGPLRGDPRGPDSAGGTASDGPAGERGTDRATERGTGHRDDTDVERTTASTTVRRTRGGDQQYLAVDTTALLDGDRWIGQLLIIRDVTEQQRYERELERQNDRLDRFASVVSHDLRNPLNVADGYLSLLAERYDDPEIDEVGSSLDRMEAIIEDVLTLARNGDEVADRTLVDLGTLATAAWNGVDTGDATLQIETGEHRVAADESRLTQAFENLFRNAVEHGGEGVTVSVGTIDEADAAEWAVDSAERTRGFYVADDGTGISEGDREAILESGYTTNADGTGLGLSIVRTIVEAHGWSLSVAESAAGGARFEICYDEYAAAESTRPDAATDAAESPAPQSTGE
- a CDS encoding tRNA-binding protein, translating into MVDSPFETEFEVGEVIDAESFPETNKAAMTKLRIDLGDEEIQSAAQLDYHYDPEDLVGRRVLCATNLGSVRIAGFKSEALTVGVPSDEGYPVLVSPDDGIDVSLGATLY